In Synechococcus sp. RS9909, one genomic interval encodes:
- a CDS encoding M15 family metallopeptidase, translating to MSSGLRTAIALLAAVAPVISAATVAAPASTSAPSGLRCSGDGLVSLLALQPRPLLELRYASPYNFLGATLYPRLDPQLRCPVALALQRVQRDLAREGLGLKVWDAYRPLAVQQRMWDAIRDPRYVSDPAMNAGRHTRGTAVDVTLVDRRGKELPMPTDFDDFSAAAHVDAPGISNDRASNARRLRKAMERHGFRAFPTEWWHFDWKDWQDLPVVRANQSSPIPDHSQTGTNQDSNKGGIPPKT from the coding sequence ATGTCTTCTGGTTTGCGCACAGCGATTGCTCTGCTGGCCGCAGTTGCCCCAGTGATCAGCGCAGCAACAGTGGCCGCTCCAGCCAGCACGTCGGCCCCATCCGGTTTGCGTTGCAGCGGCGATGGGTTGGTGTCGTTGCTGGCGCTGCAGCCCAGGCCATTGCTGGAGCTGCGCTACGCCAGTCCCTACAACTTTCTGGGCGCCACCCTTTACCCACGGCTTGATCCCCAGCTGCGCTGCCCAGTCGCTCTCGCCCTGCAACGGGTGCAACGCGATCTAGCGCGCGAGGGTCTGGGCCTCAAGGTCTGGGATGCCTATCGCCCGCTGGCGGTGCAGCAGCGCATGTGGGATGCCATCCGCGACCCGCGCTACGTCTCCGACCCTGCAATGAATGCTGGCCGCCATACCCGCGGGACAGCGGTGGATGTGACCTTGGTGGACCGACGCGGCAAGGAGCTGCCGATGCCCACGGATTTCGATGACTTCTCCGCAGCCGCACATGTGGATGCCCCTGGCATCAGCAACGATCGAGCCAGCAATGCCCGCCGACTGCGCAAGGCCATGGAGCGCCATGGCTTCCGCGCCTTCCCCACCGAGTGGTGGCACTTCGATTGGAAGGACTGGCAAGACCTGCCGGTGGTGCGTGCCAATCAATCAAGCCCGATCCCCGACCATTCACAGACGGGAACGAATCAAGACTCAAATAAAGGGGGTATTCCCCCAAAAACGTAG
- the brxL gene encoding BREX system Lon protease-like protein BrxL yields the protein MSPADIATTSEMDQLDQLGAKAFDGFLVRKDLVRKYSRQYPVPTYVVEFLLGRYCASTDPAEIEEGLQIVEKQLQGRTVRTGEEELFKARARDQGSVKIIDIVRARLDTRSDSYMAEVPSLAIRDAQIDDELVRANERMLTDGFYAEVSLEYDPVIAQERNGRPFRIAGLRPIQMSNPNVLGILAKGRAAFTTDEWRDFLIRSIGLEPSALDERAKMVVLLRMAPFVERNFNLVELGPRGTGKSHLFQQISPYSHLISGGKATVAKMFVNNSNGQRGLVCQYDVVCFDEVGGVSFDQKDGVNILKGYMASGEFSRGKESIRAEGGVVMVGNFDVDVEQQQRIGHLLSPLPREMRDDTAFQDRIHAYAPGWDFPKLNPNEHLTSHFGLVSDFLSECWSRLRDGSRLAAMQNRIHLGGALSGRDIEGVNKTVSALIKLLFPDPEMEIPDEDLEWIVRLALESRRRVKEQQKRCLKSEFRNTHFSYTLGLDGVEKFVATPELHSDDAIDGDPLPPGQVWAISPGTGETGPSLYRIEVAVGPGSGVKILNQPVPPAFRESTKVGEQNLYSRAKGLVGDRDPRGHEFSMQMRAMDNDRSGAGLGLPVMVALVGGLLDRNTRGSTIVVGSLNLGGSVEMIPNAVAIAELAVEKQAKVLLMPVSARRGLNDLPDDLWTKISIEFYKDPEDAVFKGLEE from the coding sequence ATGAGCCCCGCCGACATCGCCACCACCAGCGAGATGGACCAGCTCGACCAGCTCGGCGCCAAGGCCTTTGATGGCTTCCTGGTCCGCAAGGACCTGGTGCGCAAGTACTCCCGCCAGTACCCGGTGCCCACCTACGTGGTGGAGTTCCTCCTCGGCCGCTACTGCGCCAGCACCGATCCGGCCGAAATCGAAGAAGGGCTGCAGATCGTGGAAAAGCAGCTCCAGGGCCGAACGGTGCGCACCGGCGAGGAGGAGCTGTTCAAAGCCAGGGCCCGGGATCAGGGCAGCGTCAAGATCATCGACATCGTGCGAGCTCGACTCGACACCCGCAGCGACTCCTACATGGCTGAGGTGCCCAGCCTCGCCATCCGCGATGCCCAGATCGACGACGAGCTGGTGCGCGCCAACGAGCGCATGCTCACCGATGGCTTTTACGCCGAGGTGTCGCTCGAATACGACCCGGTGATCGCTCAGGAGCGCAACGGCCGGCCCTTCCGCATCGCCGGGCTGCGTCCGATTCAGATGTCCAACCCCAACGTGCTGGGGATCCTGGCCAAGGGCCGGGCAGCGTTCACCACCGATGAGTGGCGCGATTTCCTGATCCGCTCCATCGGCCTGGAACCGAGTGCCCTCGATGAGCGGGCCAAGATGGTGGTGTTGCTGCGCATGGCTCCCTTCGTGGAGCGCAACTTCAACCTGGTAGAGCTGGGCCCGCGCGGTACGGGCAAGAGCCACCTGTTCCAGCAGATCTCCCCCTACTCCCACCTGATATCGGGCGGCAAAGCCACCGTCGCCAAGATGTTCGTCAACAACAGCAATGGCCAGCGCGGCCTCGTCTGCCAGTACGACGTGGTCTGCTTCGACGAGGTGGGTGGGGTGTCCTTCGATCAGAAGGACGGCGTCAACATCCTTAAGGGCTACATGGCCTCCGGCGAGTTCAGCCGCGGCAAGGAGAGCATCCGCGCTGAAGGCGGCGTGGTGATGGTCGGCAACTTCGATGTCGATGTGGAGCAGCAGCAGCGCATCGGCCACCTGCTAAGTCCCTTGCCGCGTGAGATGCGTGACGACACGGCCTTCCAGGACCGCATCCACGCCTACGCACCCGGCTGGGATTTCCCCAAGCTCAACCCCAACGAGCACCTCACCAGCCACTTCGGCCTGGTCAGCGATTTCCTCAGCGAGTGCTGGAGCCGCCTGCGCGATGGCAGCCGCCTGGCGGCAATGCAGAACCGCATCCACCTGGGCGGTGCCCTCAGTGGCCGCGACATCGAGGGCGTCAACAAAACGGTCAGCGCCCTGATCAAGCTGCTGTTCCCCGATCCCGAGATGGAGATCCCCGACGAGGATCTCGAATGGATCGTGCGCCTGGCGCTCGAATCACGCCGCCGGGTGAAGGAGCAGCAGAAGCGCTGCCTCAAGAGCGAGTTCCGCAACACCCACTTCAGCTACACCCTCGGCCTCGACGGGGTGGAGAAGTTCGTGGCTACGCCCGAGCTCCACAGCGACGACGCCATTGATGGCGATCCCCTGCCGCCCGGCCAGGTCTGGGCGATCAGTCCCGGCACGGGTGAAACCGGCCCCAGCCTCTACCGGATCGAAGTGGCCGTAGGCCCGGGCAGCGGCGTCAAGATCCTGAATCAGCCCGTACCGCCGGCCTTCCGCGAGAGCACCAAGGTGGGCGAGCAGAACCTCTATTCCCGCGCCAAGGGCCTGGTGGGCGACCGTGATCCTCGCGGCCACGAGTTTTCCATGCAAATGCGCGCGATGGACAACGACCGCAGCGGCGCTGGCCTCGGCCTTCCGGTGATGGTTGCCCTGGTCGGTGGCCTGCTTGACCGCAACACCCGCGGCAGCACCATCGTTGTGGGTTCACTGAACCTGGGCGGCTCCGTCGAGATGATCCCCAACGCCGTCGCCATTGCCGAACTGGCCGTGGAGAAGCAAGCCAAGGTGTTGCTGATGCCCGTTTCAGCTCGCCGCGGGCTGAACGACCTACCCGATGACCTCTGGACCAAGATCTCGATTGAGTTCTACAAGGATCCGGAGGATGCGGTGTTTAAGGGGTTGGAGGAGTAA
- a CDS encoding DoxX family protein yields MELLAPPGFVLLCSGHGQTGASGHVVLMTVQTARLSLLNRIARVLLCLVFVHAVIGKLTGFAGPAAAIAAKGLPLAPVLLVAAMALMAVGSALVISGWKSRLGAVLLLVFLVPTTLLFHADVADAGERIQLFKNLAIIGGLLLIADQDSRA; encoded by the coding sequence GTGGAGCTCCTGGCTCCACCGGGCTTTGTGCTGCTCTGCTCTGGGCATGGCCAGACTGGCGCCAGTGGCCACGTTGTGTTGATGACGGTGCAGACCGCACGCCTGTCGCTGCTGAACCGCATCGCCAGGGTGCTCCTGTGCCTGGTGTTTGTGCATGCCGTGATCGGCAAGCTGACGGGCTTTGCAGGTCCAGCAGCTGCAATTGCGGCTAAGGGACTGCCGTTGGCGCCCGTGCTGCTGGTGGCGGCGATGGCCTTGATGGCGGTGGGCTCAGCCCTGGTGATCAGCGGCTGGAAGTCCCGTCTCGGAGCCGTGCTGCTGCTGGTGTTCCTGGTGCCCACCACCCTGCTGTTCCACGCTGATGTAGCCGATGCCGGTGAGCGGATTCAGCTGTTCAAGAACCTGGCGATCATCGGCGGCTTATTGCTGATTGCCGATCAGGACAGCAGGGCTTGA
- the pglZ gene encoding BREX-1 system phosphatase PglZ type B → MAPQSLLDALIQKLHGCNVSGDAEEAPVAVIWTDPRSEWKPLIPLLRQQLPELLCLGDYAPEQQQGPSLWLRWVVDRSLPSEVDAAKQIPVIYLPGISRQELRAGEGCPWELEPLIELMFRGTPWLQRNGRDWTLAAFLGSADALNLDLAADQNTKAALSRALTELATVPLDQLRGKRLEAEDFDALLADDPTRDLLQWMADPQPFQLRCGEERWSALTSIWKKELKFDPAKDGELSAAERLAKGHGNWAKVWQRFADTPAAFPGLPDLLRRAAPADIQGDLLGSKNDLSRWPTHNEARELEVLEALKSLPGKSHPDACRCVRELEAQHSERRSWIWARLGLSPLALVLEPLGRLAQRADQTLVGSTPEEFIAPYTADGWEADLSAWQAMAMAQTAQEELVRKGVAALLRPWLDDTASRFQKAVASSGLPTPAEQGAITAEPGEVLLFADGLRYDVARQLQKELEVMAITGSLNTRWAGLPTVTATAKPAITPLIGDIQGQALPDDFAPAFRSGKPTSAAELRKALTAQGYTVLGDGELNIPSSPEARGWLEIGDLDHRGHQLQNDLPQVIHAEIDRLALRIQKLLDVGWRSVKVVTDHGWLFCPDGLPTAELPKHLTASKWARCAAIKGESQVPVPTAAWSWNPSEQFATPTGAACFNTGGTNAYAHGGISLQECLTPVLVVSGGENKAPAATITEVSWKGLRCNLEVNGATTDLKADLRRDTANGPSVATTAKPIDDGAARLLVEDDELEGAVVMAVLISPEGRVIAQRRTLVGGESE, encoded by the coding sequence ATGGCACCACAGTCCCTGCTGGATGCACTAATTCAGAAACTGCATGGCTGCAACGTCAGCGGAGATGCAGAGGAGGCACCAGTTGCTGTCATCTGGACCGATCCCCGCAGCGAGTGGAAACCACTGATACCTCTGTTGCGGCAGCAGCTTCCTGAACTGCTCTGCCTGGGCGACTACGCCCCAGAACAGCAGCAAGGCCCATCGCTATGGCTGCGCTGGGTCGTTGATCGCAGCCTTCCTTCTGAAGTTGACGCCGCCAAGCAAATCCCAGTGATCTATCTGCCGGGGATCAGCCGGCAGGAATTGCGGGCTGGTGAAGGTTGCCCCTGGGAGTTGGAGCCACTGATCGAGCTGATGTTCCGCGGCACCCCATGGCTGCAACGCAATGGGCGCGATTGGACCCTTGCTGCTTTCCTCGGCTCTGCCGATGCGCTGAATCTCGACCTCGCCGCTGATCAGAACACCAAGGCAGCCCTCAGCCGAGCCCTCACCGAACTGGCCACCGTGCCCTTAGATCAGCTGCGCGGCAAGCGTTTGGAAGCAGAAGACTTCGACGCCTTGCTGGCCGACGACCCAACCCGAGACCTGCTGCAGTGGATGGCGGATCCCCAGCCGTTCCAATTGCGTTGCGGTGAGGAGCGCTGGAGCGCACTCACCTCCATCTGGAAGAAAGAGCTCAAGTTCGATCCCGCCAAAGATGGCGAGCTCTCTGCCGCTGAACGGCTGGCCAAGGGGCATGGCAACTGGGCCAAGGTTTGGCAACGCTTTGCCGACACGCCTGCAGCGTTTCCGGGCCTCCCAGATCTGCTGAGGAGGGCTGCCCCTGCCGACATCCAGGGTGATCTTCTTGGCAGCAAAAACGATCTATCGCGCTGGCCGACCCATAACGAGGCTCGCGAGCTCGAAGTGCTCGAAGCACTCAAATCCCTGCCTGGCAAATCCCACCCCGACGCCTGCCGTTGCGTTCGCGAGCTGGAGGCCCAGCACAGCGAGCGGCGCAGCTGGATCTGGGCCCGGCTGGGCCTGTCACCGCTGGCACTGGTGCTCGAACCGCTCGGCCGCCTGGCCCAGCGAGCGGATCAAACACTGGTGGGGTCCACGCCGGAAGAGTTCATCGCGCCCTACACAGCCGATGGCTGGGAGGCCGATCTCTCCGCCTGGCAGGCGATGGCCATGGCCCAGACCGCCCAGGAGGAGCTGGTGCGCAAGGGGGTGGCGGCCCTGCTGCGCCCCTGGCTGGATGACACCGCCAGCCGCTTCCAGAAAGCTGTGGCAAGTAGTGGCCTGCCGACCCCAGCAGAGCAAGGCGCCATCACCGCCGAACCAGGCGAAGTGCTGTTGTTTGCCGATGGCCTCCGCTACGACGTAGCCCGCCAACTGCAGAAAGAGCTGGAGGTGATGGCGATCACCGGCAGCCTCAACACCCGTTGGGCGGGGCTGCCCACGGTCACCGCCACAGCCAAACCCGCCATCACGCCCCTCATCGGTGACATCCAGGGCCAGGCTCTTCCAGACGATTTCGCTCCAGCCTTCCGCTCCGGCAAGCCCACCAGTGCCGCCGAGCTTCGCAAGGCCCTCACCGCCCAGGGCTACACCGTCCTGGGCGATGGGGAGCTGAACATTCCGTCCAGCCCGGAAGCGCGTGGCTGGCTGGAGATCGGCGACCTCGATCACCGCGGCCACCAGCTGCAGAACGATCTGCCCCAGGTGATCCACGCCGAAATCGATCGGCTGGCGCTTCGGATCCAGAAGCTGCTCGATGTCGGTTGGCGCTCCGTGAAGGTCGTCACCGACCACGGCTGGCTGTTCTGCCCTGATGGTCTGCCCACAGCTGAGTTGCCCAAGCACCTCACCGCCAGCAAGTGGGCCCGTTGCGCCGCCATCAAGGGCGAGTCCCAAGTTCCGGTGCCCACCGCCGCCTGGAGCTGGAACCCAAGCGAGCAGTTCGCCACACCCACTGGCGCCGCCTGCTTCAACACAGGGGGCACTAACGCCTATGCCCACGGCGGCATCAGCCTGCAGGAGTGCCTCACGCCTGTGCTCGTCGTCTCCGGTGGGGAGAACAAAGCACCAGCTGCGACCATCACCGAGGTCAGCTGGAAGGGTTTGCGCTGCAACCTTGAGGTCAACGGTGCCACCACTGATCTGAAGGCTGACCTGCGCCGCGACACAGCCAATGGCCCTTCAGTGGCCACCACCGCCAAACCCATCGACGATGGTGCTGCCCGTTTGCTGGTCGAGGATGACGAGTTGGAAGGAGCTGTGGTGATGGCCGTGTTGATCAGCCCTGAAGGGCGCGTGATCGCCCAGCGCCGCACCCTGGTTGGAGGAGAGTCCGAATGA
- the istB gene encoding IS21-like element helper ATPase IstB produces MPLLLKQLKLARFRSHWQPLAEQAEAQGWSPGQFLYSLCELELEQRQIARQQRLLRGAHLPWQKGLDGFDHQHLDPRQWQELQGLTQQTTWLLQAENLLLFGPSGVGKTHLAIAITMAMAAQDQACRFFPATALVQLLQKAKAAYDLPAILQKLDRYSLLVIDDISYVRRSELETSVLFELICHRYERRSLLVTSNQPFREWDDIFPNGSMTVAAVDRLVHHCHIIGIKGESYRQKAAAARVSSDQSNPPT; encoded by the coding sequence TTGCCGTTGCTGCTCAAACAGCTGAAACTCGCGCGCTTTCGCAGCCACTGGCAGCCGCTGGCCGAGCAGGCTGAGGCCCAGGGCTGGAGCCCTGGCCAGTTCCTCTACTCGCTCTGTGAACTGGAGCTGGAGCAGCGGCAAATCGCCCGCCAGCAGCGCCTGCTGCGCGGCGCCCATCTCCCTTGGCAGAAAGGGCTCGACGGGTTTGACCACCAGCATCTCGACCCGCGTCAATGGCAGGAGCTGCAAGGCCTGACGCAGCAGACCACCTGGCTGCTGCAGGCGGAAAACCTGTTGCTGTTTGGCCCTAGCGGCGTGGGCAAGACCCACCTGGCGATTGCGATCACGATGGCGATGGCTGCGCAGGACCAGGCCTGCCGCTTCTTCCCGGCCACGGCGCTTGTGCAGCTGCTGCAGAAGGCCAAGGCGGCCTATGACCTGCCGGCAATTCTGCAAAAGCTGGACCGCTACAGCCTGCTGGTGATCGACGACATCTCCTACGTGCGCCGCAGCGAACTGGAGACCTCGGTGCTGTTTGAGCTGATCTGCCACCGCTATGAGCGCCGTTCGTTGCTGGTGACCAGCAACCAACCGTTCCGGGAGTGGGACGACATCTTTCCCAACGGATCGATGACTGTGGCGGCGGTAGACCGGCTGGTGCACCACTGCCACATCATCGGCATCAAAGGCGAGAGCTACCGGCAGAAAGCAGCTGCTGCAAGGGTTTCCAGTGATCAGAGCAACCCGCCAACGTAA
- the istA gene encoding IS21 family transposase — protein sequence MSKRRAGSRQEVAAAAAGISVSSAHRIDSGRLQPKAAKPRSRRRPDPLAAVWEPLLLPLLERHPALTPTTLLEHLQEQNPDQDWSSVKRTLQRRVQHWKTLHGQTPEVMFPLAYQPGEIGFCDFTKVKRVEITLRGEPFPHLLFHYRLAWSGWAYGQVIHGGESFVALSEGLQNALAACGGVPKELRTDRLSAASRNRDGSYALDITPRYQALCSHYGLSPSRNNRGVAHENGIVEAPHGHVKRRLEQKLILRGSCDFEEPAEYGKLVAEVFSTLNAPRQRRYEQELEVLSPLPAFRFADYELLTVRVRSTSTIEVRQVVYSVPPSLIGRQVAVRLHHDRLVVYLGRDWVCQLPRAYGASGEKRAWCIDLEHLIDGLRAKPRALLHCRYQRHLFPDERWWGLWQQLLAGGDRDGAARLMVEALYVAVRVASFELVLSFLQQAHQRKALSLSLLQQRFRLPPRRSALPDPVIPQHLLASYDHLLTGSSLSGGGSDLAVAAQTAETRALSQPLAAAGRAG from the coding sequence ATGTCCAAACGACGAGCCGGCAGCCGCCAGGAGGTGGCTGCCGCTGCGGCGGGCATCTCGGTGAGCAGTGCCCACCGGATCGACTCCGGTCGCTTGCAACCCAAAGCCGCCAAGCCCCGCAGTAGACGACGCCCTGACCCATTGGCGGCGGTGTGGGAGCCGTTGCTGCTTCCCCTGCTTGAACGCCATCCAGCCCTCACGCCCACCACGCTGCTGGAGCACCTGCAGGAGCAAAATCCTGATCAGGACTGGAGTTCTGTCAAACGCACCCTGCAGCGGCGGGTTCAGCACTGGAAGACCCTCCATGGCCAAACGCCTGAGGTGATGTTCCCGCTGGCGTACCAGCCCGGCGAGATCGGCTTCTGTGATTTCACCAAGGTCAAGCGCGTGGAGATCACCCTGCGGGGAGAACCATTCCCGCACCTGCTGTTCCATTACCGCCTGGCCTGGAGTGGCTGGGCTTACGGGCAGGTGATCCATGGCGGCGAGAGCTTTGTGGCCCTTTCCGAGGGCTTGCAGAACGCCCTGGCTGCCTGCGGTGGGGTGCCAAAAGAACTGCGTACTGATCGCTTATCGGCCGCCAGCCGCAACCGTGACGGCAGCTACGCCCTCGACATCACGCCCCGCTACCAGGCGCTCTGCAGCCACTACGGCCTGAGCCCCAGCCGCAATAACCGTGGTGTGGCCCATGAGAACGGCATCGTCGAGGCACCCCATGGCCACGTGAAACGGCGGCTGGAGCAGAAGCTGATCCTGCGCGGCAGCTGCGATTTCGAGGAACCCGCCGAATACGGCAAGCTGGTCGCTGAGGTGTTCAGCACGCTCAATGCCCCGCGGCAACGGCGCTACGAACAGGAATTGGAGGTGCTCAGCCCGCTGCCGGCCTTTCGCTTTGCCGACTACGAGCTGCTCACGGTGCGGGTGCGGAGCACCAGCACGATCGAGGTGCGCCAGGTCGTCTACTCGGTGCCGCCGAGCCTGATCGGTCGCCAGGTTGCGGTGCGCTTGCACCATGACCGACTGGTCGTTTACCTCGGTCGCGACTGGGTTTGCCAGCTCCCACGCGCTTATGGCGCTTCTGGCGAGAAGCGAGCCTGGTGCATCGATCTGGAGCACCTGATCGATGGCCTACGTGCCAAGCCGCGGGCTCTGCTCCATTGCCGCTACCAGCGCCACCTGTTCCCCGATGAGCGCTGGTGGGGCTTGTGGCAACAGCTCTTGGCCGGCGGTGACCGTGACGGCGCGGCCCGGTTGATGGTCGAGGCACTGTATGTCGCCGTGCGGGTGGCGTCTTTTGAGCTTGTGCTCAGCTTCCTGCAGCAAGCCCACCAACGCAAGGCCCTGTCGCTCTCGCTGTTGCAGCAACGCTTCCGGCTGCCGCCGCGGCGGAGCGCCCTGCCTGATCCCGTGATTCCTCAACACCTGCTGGCTTCCTATGACCACCTCCTTACCGGTTCCTCGCTCTCAGGCGGTGGAAGCGACCTTGCCGTTGCTGCTCAAACAGCTGAAACTCGCGCGCTTTCGCAGCCACTGGCAGCCGCTGGCCGAGCAGGCTGA
- a CDS encoding major capsid protein, with the protein MGLTLIEAAKYETRLEHLAVIKTFAEGELLSWLPFMNIAGGGLFYSVEKELPSVGFRAVNEGYKQSYGVVDPQSEAVHLFGGDVDVDRSIVDLQGPEARAAQTEMKVRSMRLTLEAALINGDATASQGRGFDGLAKRLAPGTEMALNNGGGALDFDKLDELIDSVNSYGGRKYLVMSKAMRRQLNALARQTVGQGVYNVSTNNLGVMVHHYQECQILTVDRDAQGLEVLGYGEAGGTSSIYCCTFGDQAVTGLQGPFQGRYGISVRDLGEVPDAPVFRTRIDWYVGFGVMHPRAAGRLHSIAPIS; encoded by the coding sequence ATGGGCCTCACCCTGATCGAGGCAGCCAAGTACGAGACCCGCTTGGAGCACCTGGCGGTGATCAAGACCTTCGCTGAGGGCGAACTGCTCAGCTGGCTGCCGTTCATGAACATCGCCGGCGGCGGCCTCTTCTATTCCGTCGAGAAAGAGCTCCCCTCGGTGGGCTTTCGGGCGGTGAACGAGGGCTACAAGCAGAGCTACGGCGTTGTCGATCCCCAGTCAGAAGCCGTGCACCTCTTCGGGGGTGATGTCGACGTGGACCGCTCGATCGTTGACCTGCAGGGCCCGGAAGCCCGTGCTGCTCAGACCGAGATGAAGGTGCGCTCGATGCGGCTGACGCTGGAAGCGGCACTGATCAACGGTGATGCCACCGCCAGCCAGGGCCGTGGCTTTGACGGCCTCGCCAAACGCCTTGCCCCTGGCACTGAGATGGCGCTCAACAACGGTGGCGGCGCCCTCGATTTCGACAAGCTCGATGAGCTGATCGACTCGGTGAACTCCTACGGCGGCAGGAAGTATCTGGTGATGAGCAAGGCGATGCGCCGCCAGCTCAATGCCCTCGCTCGCCAGACCGTTGGCCAGGGCGTCTACAACGTCTCGACCAACAACCTGGGGGTGATGGTGCATCACTACCAGGAGTGCCAGATCCTCACCGTCGATCGCGACGCCCAGGGTTTGGAAGTGCTCGGCTACGGGGAAGCGGGTGGCACCAGCTCGATCTACTGCTGCACCTTTGGCGATCAGGCGGTGACCGGTCTGCAGGGCCCCTTCCAAGGCCGCTACGGCATCTCCGTCCGTGACCTCGGTGAGGTGCCCGATGCACCGGTGTTCCGCACTCGCATCGATTGGTACGTCGGCTTTGGCGTCATGCACCCCCGTGCTGCAGGCCGGCTGCACTCGATTGCTCCGATCTCCTGA
- a CDS encoding sigma-70 family RNA polymerase sigma factor, producing MGSPSVQRTPTASLGQSLRRVKDQARRPCGASLSWRCGRPVGVGFFAVLKVASPLSPSRRRQSAAALSRSALKARNALVLEHLPLADAIASVMARRLFPLVEREDLIQVAREALIRSAPLCRAGSPAAPYLRRCISGALQHHLRDRVRLVRVPRRLHEQGQCPLGHASLDASLDGEQCRLDQLASPEPEIPASGVEQGLALEQLVDQLPAAQATALRLTVLEGLSLRAAAERLEISCMSVQRALSDVNQVDVWRQSG from the coding sequence GTGGGATCGCCATCAGTGCAGCGCACACCCACCGCATCCCTCGGCCAGTCCTTACGCCGCGTCAAGGATCAGGCCAGGCGCCCCTGCGGGGCGTCCTTGTCATGGCGCTGCGGCCGGCCGGTGGGGGTGGGGTTCTTCGCCGTCCTCAAGGTGGCTTCCCCGCTTTCCCCCTCCCGCCGCCGCCAGTCAGCTGCAGCCCTCAGCCGCTCGGCCCTCAAGGCCCGTAATGCTCTGGTGCTGGAGCACCTGCCCCTGGCCGATGCCATCGCCTCCGTCATGGCCCGGCGCTTGTTCCCGCTGGTGGAGCGGGAGGATCTGATCCAGGTGGCCCGAGAAGCTCTGATTCGCTCAGCTCCACTGTGCAGAGCCGGCTCGCCGGCTGCGCCCTATCTGCGCCGTTGCATCAGCGGGGCTCTGCAACACCACCTGCGCGATCGGGTGCGCCTGGTGCGGGTGCCGCGCCGCCTTCATGAGCAGGGCCAATGCCCACTGGGGCACGCCAGCCTCGATGCCAGCCTTGATGGCGAGCAGTGCCGGCTCGATCAGCTGGCTTCCCCCGAGCCCGAGATTCCAGCCAGCGGCGTTGAGCAGGGGCTGGCGCTGGAGCAGCTGGTCGATCAGCTGCCCGCCGCCCAGGCCACGGCCCTGAGGCTCACAGTCCTGGAGGGCCTGTCGCTGCGGGCTGCGGCTGAGCGGCTTGAGATCAGCTGCATGTCGGTGCAGCGAGCTCTGTCAGATGTCAATCAGGTTGATGTGTGGCGTCAATCAGGTTGA